The Lycium barbarum isolate Lr01 chromosome 12, ASM1917538v2, whole genome shotgun sequence genome includes a region encoding these proteins:
- the LOC132624214 gene encoding uncharacterized protein LOC132624214: MELKQNMIEYPAIAWADVHNRYQSNIRVENDKILRATSVSWHSGKGSDRPRRVIDRDSRSSYDRYQPYPLDGRGNGSNSESGKNDRRNDRRNDRGQNSRGLVNGNTVDRAPGNREIPRLSEYNFYVDVATIAATVIRNKETRHPRPIQSDREKRDKSLICKYHHTHGHRTENCRQLREEVARLFNLGHLREFLSERAKTHFKNLDSNKQDRLEEPLQVIHMIVGGTDVPVGPVIKRTKISIMRENRIRNDDPDGPITFNDEDMEGIAQPYNDALVISVLVNKFRIKRVLIDPGSSADIIRWKVIEQLGLLDQIMPAIRVLNRFNMACETTMGETTLPISIAGTTQQTKFYVIEGDMGYNALLGRPWIHLVREVPSTMHQVLKFPTPEGIKTVHGEQQAAKEMFAVEEAVKTIKAPDRSEGENAK; the protein is encoded by the coding sequence ATGGAGCTAAAACAAAACATGATAGAATACCCAGCGATCGCCTGGGCTGATGTACACAACAGGTATCAGTCAAATATCAGGGTCGAAAATGATAAGATTCTGAGGGCTACTTCAGTATCATGGCATTCTGGTAAAGGGAGTGATCGCCCGAGGAGAGTGATAGATCGGGATTCCAGATCGTCATATGATAGGTACCAGCCTTACCCGCTCGATGGAAGGGGGAACGGGAGTAACAGCGAATCGGGGAAGAATGATAGGAGAAACGATCGGAGGAATGATCGAGGCCAAAATAGCCGCGGTTTGGTAAACGGAAATACTGTCGATAGAGCTCCGGGAAATAGAGAAATTCCAAGGTTATCCGAGTACAACTTTTACGTCGATGTAGCAACCATAGCGGCGACCGTTATCCGAAACAAAGAAACAAGACATCCTAGGCCAATCCAATCCGACCGAGAAAAGCGGGACAAAAGTCTTATTTGTAAGTATCATCATACTCACGGCCATCGAACCGAGAATTGTCGACAGCTGAGAGAGGAGGTCGCCCGTCTGTTCAATTTAGGACATCTTCGAGAATTCCTAAGTGAACGAGCAAAAACCCATTTTAAAAACCTGGACTCCAACAAGCAGGATAGGCTGGAAGAGCCTCTACAAGTGATACACATGATCGTGGGAGGAACTGACGTTCCCGTTGGGCCGGTTATAAAACGCACAAAAATTTCCATAATGAGGGAAAATCGTATCCGGAACGATGACCCCGATGGCCCCATCACATTCAATGACGAGGACATGGAAGGCATCGCCCAGCCGTATAATGACGCACTAGTAATATCTGTTCTTGTCAATAAGTTTAGAATTAAACGTgtgttgattgatccaggtagctcggctgATATCATCCGATGGAAAGTCATCGAACAACTGGGACTACTAGATCAGATCATGCCGGCAATACGGGTCCTCAACAGATTCAACATGGCATGCGAAACGACGATGGGTGAGACCACTTTACCGATCAGTATAGCAGGAACTACGCAGCAGACCaaattttatgtgatagaggGAGACATGGGATACAATGCATTGCTGGGCAGACCGTGGATTCACCTCGTAAGAGAGGTTCCCTCGACTATGCATCAGGTATTGAAATTCCCGACTCCAGAAGGTATCAAAACCGTCCATGGTGAACAGCAGGCCGCAAAAGAAATGTTCGCGGTTGAAGAAGCTGTTAAGACTATAAAGGCGCCAGATCGGAGCGAAGGGGAGaatgccaaatag